CCATTTTCGTATAAATCTGTTGTTTTAATTCAGTAGCTTCTTGTAATTCCAACGAATAAAAAGTGGCCAATTTGTCAGCCAACTCATCTATAGATTCTAGTTTATTTATTTCTTCCTTCATTTCCCCAACCTTGACAGAAGTTTCGGCCTGTTTAATTTCGTGACTAAGCTTTACAAATAATGGTGATCGATTCGTACCCATTTGGCGCTTAAGTAAATCAAGATCCCTTTGAGCACTTTCATACTGTTCATTCATTATTTTTTCAACTTCCGTAAGATCCTCATTTAAATCCATAATTGTTAAAAGTAATTTTTTCTCATCTAACAAAACATCGTAATTATTACGATATGAAAGACCGGTTTCTACAAAATCTAATGCTTTGTTATACTCCCCTGCTAAAGCAGCTTTTTCTGCTTTTTCTTGATAAGTAATGACATTTCCATTTACTTCAGTTTCATGAGAATAAACAAATAGTAGAACAAAGAGAACCGATAAAAAACTTCCTACTGGAATGAAGAAGCTTAGTAAATGAGTTTTTTTGTTTATTAGTTTATGATGATCATTTCTTCTTTTCCCACAATGGGAACAATAATTTGCATTTTTTTCTAAAAAACTAGCTCCACAGTTTATACAAAACAATTATAACCCTCCCACTCTAATTTCAGAGTTAGAGCTTACTAATACGTCGTCTAATAGATACATTTTTTCAGGCATCTATTAATCTATCTATTTATTCGACATACTATTCTATAAGTATACATGTTTCAACGAGATCATTCTAGGTTTTAACCTGGGGGTAATTCGTACCATTTTTCAGTATAGAAAAAACTTTGCTGTAAAGAACTAAACTTCCCATAAAAGGCTATAAGGTCTAACATTTGAAGTTAGACCTTACGGCAGTGGAACATATAATGTAAATGTGATGTCATCTTTTTCTAAATTAAAGCTTTCAGCTCTTGCACTTAAACCACTCTTTAATGTTAATTGATCAAGATGAATATCAATCAATTTTTTACTTGGATCTATCACCACATACTTAGGAAGATCATAATAAGTATTCATATATTTCAGTACATAAGACACAGGAAGCTTCAACTGTCCTATTGACAATTCATTAACCAATAACTGAACATTTCCATCAGATTTAACTTTCGGTTCCAGAATTAACTTCATGTCAATATCTTTGTTAAAAGCTTTTACAACTCCATACACGTTTACTTTATCTTCAAATTCCACTCGATATTGTAAATTTTGCTGACCTGTTTCCTGTTCTAAATAGTGATTCACTAAATGAGTCAAGTCACTTTTCTGGGTTTTAATAAGAAAAGGGACAGTTCCCTCCTTACTAACTTTCGTGTTTTGTGCGCTAGGTTTTTCAGTTGGGATCAATGAAGAAACTGTCACGAACAAAAGAAAGAGTACGTTAATCCCAGCTAGAACAAAAAATGAAATTTTCCACCTTCTCATTACATCACTCATTTCTACCTATTCATTTAAGGATACTTCTGCTTTAGATATAGAATCATATACTCGCTCAGCTATTAATGTATACCCGCTTTCGTTAGGATGAAATTCATCTTTGTACAATAGCTTATTGTCTACTTCAGAAGTAGAGAAAATATCTGCAACAGATACAAATATCCCATTTTCATCTTCCGTTATCATCTGTTTTGAAACTGAGTTCCATTCATCGATAATTTGATCGATTTCCGTTATGTTAGGAAGCATATATTTAAAAGGATTATAAAGACCAACAAATACAATTTGTGCATCTGAATTATAAGATCGAATTGTAATAATAATATTCCTTAATCTTTCTTCGTAAAGCTTTTGCTCTGCTCTAAACGGTTCAAAGTCCAATGAGAAAATATTCTGTCGAACAACATTCATAATGTCATTTCCACCAATAGTCATAACAACCATATCTGCTTCCTTAATGGATTCAATTACTTTATCATTTGTTAACTTTTTTTGCAGATTAGATGTTTTATGTCCCTTTACCCCGTAATTTTCAACCAAAACATCTTTAATGTGATCTTGCTCTTCCAACATTTCAGTCACTCTGCCAACATAACCACCTAACTCTGCTCCATCGCCAACTCCCTTTGTTAAAGAATCACCTATCCCAACTACCTTCATAGTTTTAGGAAAAAACTCTTCAGCAGGGGTTTCCTTTTCGCTTAAAGACACAGGTTTATATTCTAGTTTTGCAGCAGGCTGATTCATACAACCAGTTAAGCACAAGCCAATTATACTAAACAATACAAGCTTTTGGAGCATACAATCACCCCGTTATTTATTTTCAAAAAAACATTATATCATGTCACCATGGATAAAAGCTTTTTAAATCATAAAAAGAGCTAGCTTTTAAACTTTTAACTTTATTATATCTTATGAAAAAAGACTCCTAATGGAATCTTTTTTCATGGCTTATCTTATCTTTTGTTTATTCTTGGCTTATTGCTTTTATATCTGCAATCATTTGATCATATGGTGGATTTTCAACACCATTGTAATCTTTTAGCACCGTTCCATTTTGATCAACTAAATAAAAATAAGTACCATGAATCACTTGTTCTGTACTTTTTGGCTTTTGAACAATCGTCTTAAAGCTGTCTTTTGCAAATTCTTCAATTTCCTTTTGTGAATATCCCGTTAAAAAATCCCAGTTTTCAAATGAAATTGAGTAAGGCTCTGCAAACTCTTTAAGTTTATCAGGAGTATCAATTTCTGGATCAACACTAAAGGAAACGATCCTTGTATTAAGCCCCTTCATTCTCCAGTATCTGTTGAAGCTCAGTCATGTGCGCTGTCATTGGTGGACATACTGTGTCACAGCTAGTAAAAATAAAATCAGCTACCCACACCGTTCCTTTTAAATCCTCCAATGATACTTGATCATTGTCTTGGTTTGTATATTCAAAGGATTGAACTTCATAATTAAGTGGGTTTTCAATTGGTGATTTTTGTCCGCAGGCACTTAAAATAAGAATAGTCGCTCCGATCAGACTCCATAACATTTTCTTTTTCATTAACACCTTCACCCTTCTGTATTGTTCATAATGAAAAGTTTATCAAAATACGACATAAAGGGAAAGATGAAATGATGTGAAGCTTTTTTGAATAATTATTAAAACTTATGGCCATTTATAAAGGTATCGTAAACATTCTCAATATAGAATTGGTAATCAAATTTTATCGCGATTGTATGTATAGGATACATTTCGAGCTCTTTATAAGGCCTGAAATCTCCAATGCTCTGCCCCCTCGCCACACCATCTTCCGTACTGATTTTTACAGGTTTATCAACAAATTGAAAATGGTTACTATTTTTCACTGCCCAGAGTGTTAACAAGTCATGCATTGGTCCACCCGAAATGGAGGGATCTCTTTTTTTATACCATTCTGAATAATAGGTGATAATCGGCTTTAATAATTGCCCTACACTATCGCCTGTTCTTTTAAAATATTGGTCAAGTTGATTTATGATGTTATCTGGAATAATTGCATAATTCGTTACATTAAGAGGAAATATCTTTACTTTTTCTGCATTACTTAATACTAGATTTGCTGCGTAATGATCACTATAGAAATTTGCTTCAGCAATTGGGGTTGCATTACCTGGAAAAAGAAATGCACCGCCCATAATATAAAACTCTTTGACTTGCGATAGAAAATTCGGATATAAAACAATTGCTGTTGCTAATGATGTTAAACGACCAACATTAACAATGCTAATTTCATTTGGATATTGATTAATAACGGTTAAAATCTCATAAAAGTTCTCAAATTCAGGTATCGGTTCGCTCAATTCAGGCGTAACCGGACCAAGTCCATATTCACCATGAATTTCAGGAAAATAAGTAGGTTGTTCGCCAGTTAACGGTCGATCTGCACCTCCAATAATAGGGATATCTGTCAGCTGGGTAATTTCTTGAATATATCTTGCTGTTATCGTGGCATTTTTCTTTGAGATATTTCCGTAGTCAACAACAACTCCAACAATATCAATATCCTTACTATAATAAGCAAAAAGTAAAGCAACAATATCATCAATTCCAAAGTCTCCGATAAACAACACTTTTTTACCGATGATCAACACCACCTGTTTTGAGTGATTAGCTAATTTAAATAATTCATTGCACTTTACTGTTCTTTTTATAATAATTATGCGTAATTTTTAGCACGATGTCTTTTTATATTTTGACCCAATACAATTGGGTTTTATATATATTTGAATCAAATGCCATGAAGCACTAAAAAAGACCCAGACATCACCATAAAAAATGGTCTTGTCTAGGTCTAATATTTACTCTGCAAAAAACATAAAACCTACTGCACCCGGTCCCGTATGTGTTGAAACAACAGGTGTTGTAAATGAGATATCTACCATGCAATTCGGACTAATTTCAAGAACAGCTTGCTTTAGTCTTTGAGCAAAATCATGTGCGTCAGCATGGGCAATGCCAACTGCTTTAACAGTTTTTCCTTTTACATCTTCCGCAAATTGTTTGGCTAAGTATTTTACTGCCTGAGATTGACTTCTAACTTTTCCAACTGGAGTATAAAGCCCATCTTGTAATTTTGCTATTGGCTTAATATTGAGTAAGGAGCCTATTAAAGCTTTTCCACGACCAATCCTACCACCCTTCACAAGATTTTCCAGTGTGTCTACACTTAGATAAAGTCTTGTTTGATCGCGAATTTCAGCTATCCTATGAAGTATTTGTTCTTTTGAAGATCCTTCTTTAGCCATTCTTGCTGCTTCCAAAACTTGAAAACCTAGTGCCTTAGAAATAAACATTGAATCAAGAACTGTTACATCAGCTTCGGTCATTTGAGCAGCCGATTGAGCTGATTGGACTGTCCCACTTAAGCCTTTTGTCATATGAATAGAAATAATTGAACTCCCATCCTTGCTAAGCTCCTCATACACTCTTAGAAACTCCCCAGCAGGTGGTTGTGAACTCTTAGGAAGTTCATTAGATTGATTCATCATTTTTATAAAAACGTCTGGAGTAATGTCAACTCCGTCTATAAAATGTTTATCATCTATTGTAATGGACAATGGAACAACCGTAATATCATATTCTTCTATCAAATCTTTTCTCATATCTATTGTTGAATCAGTTACAATTTTAATTTTTTGCAAATCCTCACATCCCTAAAAAGTCTACCTACTATTATACCCCCATTAAAGGCACATTCAATGAAATTATTTCTTATCTCTTAAAATTATATGCGACTTCAAACCTATTGATTGTTATATTGTCCATGTGTTTTATTCCGAAAGAATGAAGAATTAAGTAATCATTTAAGTCATTTAAAACAAAAAAAGAGAACCAGACACTCCTGGTTCTCTCCTAAGCATTGTTTTTTAATATACTACTTCCAAAGATAGCCTCGTAATCAGGCCATTTCAACACTTTTTTCAAGTAATCTTTAAAAGAATATATACTTCTTGGATTTATCTGTGTTTGGATAATGGATATAAACTTCTGTAAACGGATTTGAAGCATGAAACGGTTTTTGTTATCCTCCTCCAATACTGGGATATCAGTAATTTTTACCTTCTGTCCACTTGCCAGTTTGAACTCTAGGCTCTTGAATAACAAGTTATCAATCCTCTTTTTTACCCGTTTCCTATATTATAACCCAATTACAATGAGAAGTCTGTCTATTTTTGTCTAATGAAAAGTTTTTTTTTGGCGTTTTCATCGTTGAGATATCAACGTTTTCACAAAATACAATTAGATTAAAAGGTGAAATAAATTACTATCCTTATTCACTTCTGTTACAAAAAAACCTTTCTTTTTCATTCTTTTTACAAGAGGTTCATAATCTTCTTTTTGTTTTAATTCAATACCTACTAATGCTGGTCCATTGTCTTTGTTATTCTTCTTGGTATACTCAAAGCGATTGATATCATCGGTTGGCCCAAGTACTTCAACTAAGAACTCTCTTAACGCTCCTGCACGTTGTGGGAAATTCACAATAAAATAATGCTGTAACCCTTCATAAATCATTGAACGTTCTTTGATCTCCTGCATTCTACCAATGTCATTGTTACCTCCACTTACAATACAAACAACACTTTTACCCTTAATTTCATCTCGTAAAAAATCAAGAGATGCAATTGACATCGCTCCAGCAGGCTCTGCTACAATTGCATTTTCGTTATATAACTCTAAAATAGTTGTACAGATTTTTCCTTCTGGAACAAGCAGAACTTTGTCCAATACATCGTTACAAATAGAAAAGGTTTTGTCTCCGACCTTTTTGACTGCTGCTCCATCAACAAATTTATCAATCTTCTCAAGAGAAACTACTTTGTTTTCTACTCTTGATTGATAAAGAGCAGGTGCCCCCTCTGGTTCAACACCAATCAGCTTTGTTGAAGGTGATATTGCGTGAAAGTAGGTACCTACACCAGAAATCAAACCGCCTCCACCAACACTTGCTACAACATAGTCAATGTCCACATCTGCATCGTTCAAAATTTCTACTCCTACGGTCCCTTGTCCAGCAATTACATCTACATCATCAAAAGGGTGAATGAAAGTTCGGCTCTCTTCTTCACTGCTAATCATTGCCTTTTGATATGCATCATCAAACGTATCGCCGGTTAAAATAATATCAACGTATTCTTTACCGAACAGTTCAACTTGAGAAACTTTCTGACGAGGAGTTGTTGACGGCATAAAAATTTTCCCATGGATTTTTAATTGACGGCAAGAGTATGCAACACCTTGTGCATGATTTCCAGCACTAGCACATACGATACCATTCTTTGTTTTTTCAGAATCAAGCTGCTTAATCTTATTAAAAGCACCTCTGATTTTAAATGAGCGAACAACTTGTTGATCTTCTCGTTTTAAGTAAACATTACACTCATATTTTTCAGAGAGCTGTTCGTTTTTTTGTAATGGAGTATGTGTTACAACATCTTTAAGTAAATGATGCGCTTTTAAAATATCTTCCACAAAAACATTTTGCAATTCATTGATTGTTTGTTTCATTGTCACGGTCCTTTCAACTGCTTGTTAATTTGAAATTATATCATGAATATTCAAAATTTAAAGGAAATATCAAAAAGTTTTACATATTTTTTAATTTTATGTTTCATAGATAGATGAATTACAAGCAATAAGCTGACAAACTTTCAAAAGATGAAAAAATTATTTACACAAAAACTTTTATGAGGTGATAAAATAATGGAATATGAAATAAAAAATAAGGAAGGTGCAATTCCTTGTTTAATTGTTGCAGATGATGAAAATGGTCGTTACATGATAAGAGAAGCTGACACGAGCGGTGAAGTGTTTAACAGTTCGAGAGAAATGCTTTTTTGGATTTATGAAAATTGGGAAGAACAAGATTTTGAGGACAAACAATTGTTTCATCAAATAGTCTCTTCCTTACAAGATCATGTTCGGCAATCAAAAAGCTAGTTTTTCTAGTGAAAAAATGATAAATGTCACTATTTCATCTTATGAATGAATGATATAATTTATAAATTATTGAAAACAATTTCATTGAAAGGAGAAAAGCATGGCAAACACACATACCTTTTCTAAAGGTGAAGAAATAGCAAATTCAATTACTCATGGTATTGGCGGCTTACTAAGCATTGCTGGTTTAGTCATATTGATTATCTTTTCCTCCTTACACGGAAATGCTTGGCATATCGTAAGCTTCACTTTGTTTGGAGTAACGATGGTTTTGCTATATACAGCTTCAACCTTAGTTCACAGCTTTCCAGCAGGTAGAGCAAAAGATTTTTTTGAAATATTAGATCACTCCGCTATTTACTTTTTTATTGCTGGCACCTATACACCCTTTCTTTTTATTGCGGTAAAAGGATGGGTCGGTTGGACATTATTTGGAATTGTTTGGGGTTTGGCAATAGGCGGAACAGTTTTCAAATCATTCTTCGTTAAGAAGTACTTATTCTTTTCTACCATTATGTATGTTGTAATGGGATTGGTTAATTGTCTTTGCTTGGAACCACATTATTAGCAACGTACCCTTTAATGGTGTAGTCTTGCTTGTCATTGGTGGAGTATTATATACAATTGGTGCAATTTTTTACGTTTGGCGTGGTTTTAAATATCATCATGCTGTTTGGCATACTTTTGTTTTAGCAGGTACAGTGCTGCACTTCTTCTCTGTATTATTGTATTTGTTGCCATAATAAGACTTAAAAGGCGCTATCCTTCAGGGTAGCGCCTTTTGATTTAAAGTAATTACTTTGAGTCATTTTATTTAAAAGAGAAAACTTTTAAAATTCACTTTGTTATAAAAGGTTAAATTACTGTTGTATTTGCATTTTCCCTCTTTAGTAAAGCCTCTTTGTTAGTAATACATTTAGTTTTTCAGAACTTAACAGCATTGCTGCAATAATAAGAATAATACAAATTGGGAATATTCCTATTGTTGTATAAGACGCCATGAAACCTAGTAGAGGCGGCAAAAATGTACTTCCTGTATAAGCTACCGCCATTTGATAACCCATAATAGTTTGGGAATGCTTTTTCCCAAAACGTGTAGGTGTCTCATGTAACATACACGGGAATATTGGCGCTAATCCTAACCCGATCATAATAAAACCTACTAAAGAGAAAACCGACGGCAATGGTAGGAATAAAAAGATAGCACCTGTTAATGCTAGTAATTGACCTGTACGAATGAGACTACGATTACTATATTTGAAAGTAACAAAGCCTGTTAGAAAACGACCAATTGTTATTCCTGCATAATAAAAGGAAACCCATTGTGCTGCAACTGCTACAGGTATTTCTCTAACATTTACCAAATAACTACTTCCCCAGAGACCAACTGTTGCTTCAACTCCACAATAAAATAGAAAGGATGCCAAAGCCAGTTTTACTCCCTTAATTTGTAAAGGTTTTACTTCTCCATCACGGATTATCTCATCTGAATCTACTATTTCTTCATTTGAGGTCGTATTGTTGTTTTTTACCACTCTATTCCATAATGGCAAGGTAAAGAATAGAATAATAGCTAATGTAAACTGAATTGCTGCAATTGTAAAATATCCATTTCTCCAAGTATTTTGGCCTGAAATAAATTGAGCCATAATGATAGGACCAAAAGTAGCTCCAACTCCCCAAAAACAATGTAACCAGCTCATATGGTGAGCTTTATAATGTGTAGCAACATAATCATTTAATCCTGCATCAATAGCTCCTGCACCTAAACCAAGTGGTATAGCAAATAAAAATAACCATAAAACTGAAGGAGCAAAGTTAAACCCTAACAAAGCACCTGCGGTCATTAAAACACTGACAAATGTAACCTGCCCCGTCCCGAACCTTTTAAGAATCTTTCCGCTAGCTAAACTTGAGATAATCGTACCGCCTGCAATCGTCATAAAAAGAAATCCAGCAGTCTCAAGCGGAGCACCATAATCCGATTTCATTACAGGCCACGCTACCCCTAACAGTGAATCAGGTAAACCTAAGCTGATAAATGCTAAATAAATAATAACTAAAAGGAATGTTGTCATATTAACCTCGCCTATATCTATCAATAATAGTCAATTCTTCTCTTTAACAATTCAATATTATAAAAACACTTATTAAAGATTTTTAAAAAGTAAAGAGAATAAAAGTATTAAACTTAAAAGCTATGGACAAAAATTCTCTTCACATAATATTACACTTATGTAATTTATTGATCATTAATCATAAGATCAAGTCCAATGCTTTGTAACCCAAATAAATAATCTTGTTTCATATCACTAGTGACTAGCTCTGGAAGATGCTCTGACGGAATATATTTTGAACTGCATATAGCCATTTTATTTAGCATTTCTTTTTTTATTTCACTATTTGAAAAAATAATTGAATGTGGGTTAATGATTGCTGCAAATGAAGCTACCAATCTGCTAATTGCATCTATCGTTTCATCATTTTCATAAAGTATTATTTTTTTAGACCCATTTTTAATTTCAAGAGCCTGCCCAAAATTCCGATTATTATACTGAGGTACAAATGAAACCTCTCCAGAGAAAGAAGTGCTTCCCCGCACCACATCACCATTTATCATAATACCTGCACCCGGACCATTTTGACCAAGATACAAATAGATGAGAGACTGCCCATTTATATTCCCTGTTTTATTGTTATATCCAAGAACTGATGCATTCATATCGTTCTCTACTGCAACAGGTATGGAAAAATACTCCTCATAATATCCTTTTAAATCAAAATTTTGAAACTGATCATATTCTGGTATAAAAATAATCCGACCATTATCTACAGAACCTGGAACTCCGATTGCTAAAGAACTGATTTTCGGAAATTTATTTAGC
This Metabacillus endolithicus DNA region includes the following protein-coding sequences:
- a CDS encoding DegV family protein, whose translation is MQKIKIVTDSTIDMRKDLIEEYDITVVPLSITIDDKHFIDGVDITPDVFIKMMNQSNELPKSSQPPAGEFLRVYEELSKDGSSIISIHMTKGLSGTVQSAQSAAQMTEADVTVLDSMFISKALGFQVLEAARMAKEGSSKEQILHRIAEIRDQTRLYLSVDTLENLVKGGRIGRGKALIGSLLNIKPIAKLQDGLYTPVGKVRSQSQAVKYLAKQFAEDVKGKTVKAVGIAHADAHDFAQRLKQAVLEISPNCMVDISFTTPVVSTHTGPGAVGFMFFAE
- a CDS encoding YpmS family protein, translated to MRRWKISFFVLAGINVLFLLFVTVSSLIPTEKPSAQNTKVSKEGTVPFLIKTQKSDLTHLVNHYLEQETGQQNLQYRVEFEDKVNVYGVVKAFNKDIDMKLILEPKVKSDGNVQLLVNELSIGQLKLPVSYVLKYMNTYYDLPKYVVIDPSKKLIDIHLDQLTLKSGLSARAESFNLEKDDITFTLYVPLP
- the ilvA gene encoding threonine ammonia-lyase IlvA, producing MKQTINELQNVFVEDILKAHHLLKDVVTHTPLQKNEQLSEKYECNVYLKREDQQVVRSFKIRGAFNKIKQLDSEKTKNGIVCASAGNHAQGVAYSCRQLKIHGKIFMPSTTPRQKVSQVELFGKEYVDIILTGDTFDDAYQKAMISSEEESRTFIHPFDDVDVIAGQGTVGVEILNDADVDIDYVVASVGGGGLISGVGTYFHAISPSTKLIGVEPEGAPALYQSRVENKVVSLEKIDKFVDGAAVKKVGDKTFSICNDVLDKVLLVPEGKICTTILELYNENAIVAEPAGAMSIASLDFLRDEIKGKSVVCIVSGGNNDIGRMQEIKERSMIYEGLQHYFIVNFPQRAGALREFLVEVLGPTDDINRFEYTKKNNKDNGPALVGIELKQKEDYEPLVKRMKKKGFFVTEVNKDSNLFHLLI
- a CDS encoding nucleoside hydrolase, translated to MIIGKKVLFIGDFGIDDIVALLFAYYSKDIDIVGVVVDYGNISKKNATITARYIQEITQLTDIPIIGGADRPLTGEQPTYFPEIHGEYGLGPVTPELSEPIPEFENFYEILTVINQYPNEISIVNVGRLTSLATAIVLYPNFLSQVKEFYIMGGAFLFPGNATPIAEANFYSDHYAANLVLSNAEKVKIFPLNVTNYAIIPDNIINQLDQYFKRTGDSVGQLLKPIITYYSEWYKKRDPSISGGPMHDLLTLWAVKNSNHFQFVDKPVKISTEDGVARGQSIGDFRPYKELEMYPIHTIAIKFDYQFYIENVYDTFINGHKF
- a CDS encoding FxLYD domain-containing protein, whose translation is MFCINCGASFLEKNANYCSHCGKRRNDHHKLINKKTHLLSFFIPVGSFLSVLFVLLFVYSHETEVNGNVITYQEKAEKAALAGEYNKALDFVETGLSYRNNYDVLLDEKKLLLTIMDLNEDLTEVEKIMNEQYESAQRDLDLLKRQMGTNRSPLFVKLSHEIKQAETSVKVGEMKEEINKLESIDELADKLATFYSLELQEATELKQQIYTKMVTISSVKAEESMANKHFNQALNVVDEALQYVVNNEKLLSLKDRIIEEKTGFEQAEQERINKALQAAKMEEQHNLTKAVELTAVNIKVDKYGDAYINGAVKNNGTETVHSIVIEFTVSDEKGKELESGKTNVFPNKLEPGETGDFEHVTYSTKENAKVNIMNISWLLEEKKG
- a CDS encoding ROK family transcriptional regulator, whose amino-acid sequence is MLHYLLKIFNKFFRGVNTLKKVFATQEMVKKNILRNIRTTLLRLGSATKVELSQAIEISFPTISKFLAEMEKDGEIILVGLDESSGGRRAKRYRYNPEHMLGLAIFLEKSESNYTIFNCIGEVKEQGKVSSVLINDGLPVLTSCIENLLNKFPKISSLAIGVPGSVDNGRIIFIPEYDQFQNFDLKGYYEEYFSIPVAVENDMNASVLGYNNKTGNINGQSLIYLYLGQNGPGAGIMINGDVVRGSTSFSGEVSFVPQYNNRNFGQALEIKNGSKKIILYENDETIDAISRLVASFAAIINPHSIIFSNSEIKKEMLNKMAICSSKYIPSEHLPELVTSDMKQDYLFGLQSIGLDLMINDQ
- a CDS encoding DUF2535 family protein; its protein translation is MLFKSLEFKLASGQKVKITDIPVLEEDNKNRFMLQIRLQKFISIIQTQINPRSIYSFKDYLKKVLKWPDYEAIFGSSILKNNA
- a CDS encoding SGNH/GDSL hydrolase family protein, which codes for MLQKLVLFSIIGLCLTGCMNQPAAKLEYKPVSLSEKETPAEEFFPKTMKVVGIGDSLTKGVGDGAELGGYVGRVTEMLEEQDHIKDVLVENYGVKGHKTSNLQKKLTNDKVIESIKEADMVVMTIGGNDIMNVVRQNIFSLDFEPFRAEQKLYEERLRNIIITIRSYNSDAQIVFVGLYNPFKYMLPNITEIDQIIDEWNSVSKQMITEDENGIFVSVADIFSTSEVDNKLLYKDEFHPNESGYTLIAERVYDSISKAEVSLNE
- a CDS encoding MFS transporter; its protein translation is MTTFLLVIIYLAFISLGLPDSLLGVAWPVMKSDYGAPLETAGFLFMTIAGGTIISSLASGKILKRFGTGQVTFVSVLMTAGALLGFNFAPSVLWLFLFAIPLGLGAGAIDAGLNDYVATHYKAHHMSWLHCFWGVGATFGPIIMAQFISGQNTWRNGYFTIAAIQFTLAIILFFTLPLWNRVVKNNNTTSNEEIVDSDEIIRDGEVKPLQIKGVKLALASFLFYCGVEATVGLWGSSYLVNVREIPVAVAAQWVSFYYAGITIGRFLTGFVTFKYSNRSLIRTGQLLALTGAIFLFLPLPSVFSLVGFIMIGLGLAPIFPCMLHETPTRFGKKHSQTIMGYQMAVAYTGSTFLPPLLGFMASYTTIGIFPICIILIIAAMLLSSEKLNVLLTKRLY